From the Planktothricoides raciborskii GIHE-MW2 genome, the window TGTCAAAAATAGCGATTTTACCAATAACAAAGGGATTAATGGCGCCGCTATTAACAGTCTCAATGCCAAAGTCACCATTGAAAATTCCACATTTATCAACAACGATACCACCACAGCTTTCTACGATACTGGCAAATCAAATCCATTTTTAAGAGGCTATGGCGGGGCGATTTATACTGACCGCGCCAGCACAAATAGTGACGCGACATCGGGAACAATTCAGATTATTAATAGTAGGTTTGAAGGCAACAAAGGTCGGGGCGAAGGTGGAGCAGCTTATTTATACACCGGCACTCAAGATAATGTGGTAATTTCTGGCAGCAACTTTATCAATAATCAAATTTTAGAACTGCCAAATGGCGGTGCTCCCGGAAATGGCGGGGCGATCGCGCAATTAAACAATGCAGCCAATAAAGGCTTCACAATTACTGACACCACATTTGCCAATAATACCGCTACTAATTCCGGGGGTGGAGTCTGGTTTAATTTCGCTCCCACCACTATTACCAACAGCACTTTTTCCGGGAATAAAGCCCTCAGTCAAACCACCAGTGGTAACGGTGGGGCAATGGCCATTGGTGGCCCAACAGATATTATTAATACCACCTTTGCCAACAATTCCGCCGGGTGGGTTGGCGGTGCCCTGGTAGCGTCTGCTAACCAAGCTGTCAGCGTCAAAAATACCATTTTTGCTAACAACACGGCGGATAATGGGCCAAATGATTGGAACATTCAACAACATACAAATCGCCAATTAACTGACCTAGGTGGCAACATCCAATGGCCAGCAAAACTGACAAATTTGGGGAATGATTATAATGCCACAGCAACCATTACCATTGCCGACCCCAAACTAGGCCCATTACAAGATAATGGCAATGGCAGATTAACCCATGCTTTACTAGCAGGAAGTGCTGCGATTGATGCGGGAGTAAATACCGGCGCACCGACTACCGATCAGAATGGCAAATCTCGTCCGGTTGATGGAGACAATAATGGCACAGCTATGGTGGACAGTGGCGCTTATGAATTTTCTCTGGCTGCCCCAGAAGCCCCAAAAATTGAAGTTATTGAAAGCAGTAATAACATTGTTGATGGCACCACTACACCATTGGATTTTGGTAGTACCAATGTTGGCAGCATAATTACTAAAACATTCACTGTAAAAAATACTGGCAATGCGGCATTAAATCTGAGTAATTTACAACTGCCAACTGGATTTAGTTTAGTCGGCAGTTTACCCGCTACCTTGGCCGCTGCTTCTCAGGCAAATTTTGTTGTCCAAGTAGATGCTAATACCGCCGGTTCTTTATCCGGTGAACTCTCTTTTACTACCAATGATAGTGATGAAAATCCCTTTAATTTTTTCATTGCGGCTACGGTGACGACAAACCCCGGTACGACCGACCCCGGTACGACCGACCCCGGTACGACTGACCCCGGTACGACTGACCCCGGTACGACTGACCCCGGTACGACTGACCCCGGTACGACTGACCCCGGTACAAATTCTCCGATAAATTCTGGAACTAATAATAATAGTGTAGTATTGCCATCAGACTCTTTAACTGGAGGCAGTAATAGTGATGCGATCGCCAATAATACTGCCAATTTTTCTGGCAATTGCCAAGAAGTTTCTACCCCAACTTTCACCCTGAATATTGTAGAAAAAATTCTGAATGGTACTGATTTAGATGACATAATCACTGGTAGCGATATCCCTGAAGAATTACAAGGGTTCGGCGGTAATGATTTTATTCGGGGAATGAGTGGCAACGACAACATTTTCGGCGGCGACGGGAATGACATATTGCAAGGAAATATGGGCGATGACTTCATTGATGGACAAGCGGAACATGACCTAATTTATGGGGGGCAAAATAATGATGTTTTATTCGGAAATATTGGCGATGATATCTTGTTTGGAGATTTAGGCAATGATACCCTGCTGGGTGGAGATGGCGATGACTTTATGAATGGAAATCAAAGCAATGATTTCTTAGATGCCGGGGCGGGCAATGATACCTTGCATGGTGGTCAAAACAATGACATTCTCAAAGGCAACCTAGGGGCAGATATTTTATTCGGTGACTTAGGAGATGACACCCTTTACGGGGGCGCAGAAAATGATTTTATCAACGGCAATCAAGGCAATGATTTTCTCTGTAGTGGCGAAGGAAATGATACCTTACACGGGGGCAAAGAAAACGACGTTCTTAATGGAGGAAGTGGGGATGATTTCCTCAGTGGTGACTTAGGCAATGATACCTTAATGGGAGGAACAGATCGTGATACTTTTGTCTTCCGGGTCGAAGACGGTAGCAACACAATTCTTGATTTTGAATTAGGGCAAGATAAGATCGGATTAGCCAGTGGTTTAACCTTTGACCAATTAACTATAGATGGCGATCAAAATAATGCAGTTATTCGCACGGGCGATCGCCTATTAGTCAGCGTCAATGGAGTGGATGTCAGTGCCATGACCGCTGATAATTTTACTTTGGTTTAAAATCCGTTGATTCAACTATTCATGTTGGAACGCTTGCCCTAAGTAATTATTAGTTTTGTTCTGGCTGTTTAATTACAGCCTTTTATTGTGACAAAATAAATTATTACCAGTCAAATCCGGTCAGAAACCTTTTTTCAGAATTATAGTCTTTTAAGGTTATCGGTAGATTTAAAATTTTACCAAAAAGCATCCGTAAAATTACGGATAATTCAAACCAGACATCGGGCGATCGCATCAAAAAAAATCACAGAACTATTTCACAGAAATCTTTCTGTGAAAAATCTCACAGAACTCTAGGAGTGTGTCTACCTGCTAATTGTCCCCTGGAGTATGTAGTATGGCTTATCCTGGAATTTCCGCTAATTTTTCTTTCCCTGAAACTTTCACTCAATTAAATCGTGTAGTTTTCATTGATGCCAGCATTGAAAACTATCCCATCTTAGTCAAGAGTATCAAGAATCAAGCAGAAGTAATAGTGCTAGATGGGACGGGCGATCGCCTGATTCAAATCACCAACATCCTGAAAAACTATCAGGAACAAAATCGTAAAATTGATGCGATTTATTTATTTGCTCATGGTCGTCCCGGTTGTCTTTACTTAGGCGATCGCGCCATCAATCAACTTAATCTCAACCATTACGCCCCGCAGCTTCAACAATGGAACATCCCAGAAATTTTCCTTTATAGCTGTCAAATTGCGGCGGGATATGGAGCAAAGTTTATCCAAAAACTGAGTCAACTCACTCAAGCGACTATTGCCGCTACAGATGGGTTGATTGGTCATCATAATTTAGGAGGGACATGGGACTTAAATTATACCACAGGTGTAGTAAAAAATCCCCTTAATTTATCAGTAACTTTTCGGAATAATTACCCCGGAGTTTTGGGAATTATTACCGTAACCAGTTTAGCGGATAGTGGCGCTGGTTCTCTGCGAGAAGCGATCGCCACTGCGAATTCTGGGGATACCATTCAATTTGATTCTAGTCTAGCAAACCAGACCATCACCCTGACCACCGGACAAATAGACATCAATAAAAACTTAATTATTGATGGTAGCAATTCGGCGGGGTTAACCATTAGTGGTAATAATGCTTCTCGCGTATTTGACCTGCGTTGGACTACCGACTTTCAACCCACCAATTTAACCCTAAAAAATTTAACCATTGCCAATGGTCAAACTACGGGAATTGGCAAAGCTGGTGCCGGGGCGGGAATTAGAACCGACCAACAAACCACCCTCACCGTAGAAAATACCACATTTAACAATAACAAAGCCAGCGGTTTAGGTGGAGGAGCGATTTATAGTGGTTATCGCAGTAAACTCACAATTATTAATAGTGAATTTAACAACAATGATAGCAGTCAAGCCCTAGATGATAATAGTCAACTCAGCGAACATGGTGGCGGGGCAATTTTAATTTGGAGCGATAGTCAAGCCACCATTCAAGGCAGCCAATTTACCAACAATAAAGGCATTAATGGGGGAGCAATTAACAATCTCCTCAGCCAACTAGCGATCAAAACATCCACTTTTCTGAATAATAATTCAACCCCAGGCTTAACCGCAAATCATGGTTATGGTGGCGCTATTTATACCGATGGAGCTTCCCCGAACGATGGCATAAATCCTGGGACAATTCGGATTACCCAAAGTCGGTTTGAAGGCAATCAGGGGGCTGGTCAAGGCGGGGCTTTATTTCTATTTATGTATCCCCCAGATCAAGCCATTGTAGAAGAAAGTACCATTCTTAATAACACGGTAATTAAAAATGCCAAAGGAGATGCCCTCG encodes:
- a CDS encoding DUF4347 domain-containing protein; the encoded protein is MIANLFASQTKIHNQYFPGNSIAFIDSRLDNWQLLFSGVAENSPVFVIDRTDNGIDKITQAIAEYTAEFGRVDAVHIFCHGSPGCLYLGDRSINLSNLEHYTPQLKQWQAAEILLYSCHVAAASGSDFVNKISEITEANVAASVGLIGSRKYGGNWDLEFTTGEIKSANPLAAKVRENYAGILAVLTVTSLADSGSGSLREIINQAQNGDTIKFASNLANQSITLTTGQIEIPVGKNLTIDGADAAGLTISGNNSSRIFLLKSTSVNPTTLTVKDLTLEKAYTPERGGAIATEHQGSVNLENVQLNNNVADKGGGAVFIAFEGNLTVNKSKFNGNTATAANDERGAGAIAFWGPNNLIVKNSDFTNNKGINGAAINSLNAKVTIENSTFINNDTTTAFYDTGKSNPFLRGYGGAIYTDRASTNSDATSGTIQIINSRFEGNKGRGEGGAAYLYTGTQDNVVISGSNFINNQILELPNGGAPGNGGAIAQLNNAANKGFTITDTTFANNTATNSGGGVWFNFAPTTITNSTFSGNKALSQTTSGNGGAMAIGGPTDIINTTFANNSAGWVGGALVASANQAVSVKNTIFANNTADNGPNDWNIQQHTNRQLTDLGGNIQWPAKLTNLGNDYNATATITIADPKLGPLQDNGNGRLTHALLAGSAAIDAGVNTGAPTTDQNGKSRPVDGDNNGTAMVDSGAYEFSLAAPEAPKIEVIESSNNIVDGTTTPLDFGSTNVGSIITKTFTVKNTGNAALNLSNLQLPTGFSLVGSLPATLAAASQANFVVQVDANTAGSLSGELSFTTNDSDENPFNFFIAATVTTNPGTTDPGTTDPGTTDPGTTDPGTTDPGTTDPGTTDPGTNSPINSGTNNNSVVLPSDSLTGGSNSDAIANNTANFSGNCQEVSTPTFTLNIVEKILNGTDLDDIITGSDIPEELQGFGGNDFIRGMSGNDNIFGGDGNDILQGNMGDDFIDGQAEHDLIYGGQNNDVLFGNIGDDILFGDLGNDTLLGGDGDDFMNGNQSNDFLDAGAGNDTLHGGQNNDILKGNLGADILFGDLGDDTLYGGAENDFINGNQGNDFLCSGEGNDTLHGGKENDVLNGGSGDDFLSGDLGNDTLMGGTDRDTFVFRVEDGSNTILDFELGQDKIGLASGLTFDQLTIDGDQNNAVIRTGDRLLVSVNGVDVSAMTADNFTLV